A stretch of Vigna angularis cultivar LongXiaoDou No.4 chromosome 4, ASM1680809v1, whole genome shotgun sequence DNA encodes these proteins:
- the LOC128196351 gene encoding uncharacterized protein LOC128196351, translating to MTFLNINGEDYISHWFTKSTYEQTYFPMIYPVHGAHMWEMTSMPDVLPPPKRILPGRPKKKRRLEPWELKKDDTQLRQGGTRKRCGICRELGHKRNNCPQAAQAAPTTPNATQSSQITQCEVEEPQQSQPSTTAPQTTSTPADPTATAPSN from the coding sequence ATGACATTTTTAAACATCAATGGAGAAGACTACATCTCACATTGGTTTACAAAGTCAACCTATGAACAAACATACTTTCCAATGATATATCCAGTCCACGGTGCTCATATGTGGGAAATGACTTCAATGCCTGATGTGTTGCCTCCACCTAAGAGAATTTTGCCTGGTAGaccgaaaaagaaaagaagattagAGCCTTGGGAGCTTAAGAAAGATGACACTCAACTAAGACAAGGTGGAACACGTAAGAGATGTGGCATATGTAGAGAGCTTggacataaaagaaataattgtcCACAAGCTGCCCAAGCTGCTCCAACAACTCCAAATGCAACTCAATCCAGTCAAATTACTCAATGCGAGGTTGAAGAACCCCAACAAAGTCAGCCATCAACAACAGCACCTCAGACAACTTCAACACCAGCTGACCCAACTGCCACAGCACCTTCAAACTGA